One Cryobacterium roopkundense genomic region harbors:
- a CDS encoding putative F420-0 ABC transporter substrate-binding protein produces MNRRIVAAAVLAASAVLLGGCAASPAPLAPESASSAPGYPVSLTNCGTAVTVAAEPRRVVTIKSSATELMLALGLGDRIVGSAFLDGPLPADLEAAGSALNVISDFLPGQEAVLGLTPDFIYGGWESNFSADGVGERDALEKLGVGSYVSPAACKGDEMPDPLTFDSVFAEISEAGQIFGATDAAASLVASLQADLADLTPAATSDTAKPTALWYSSGTDTPYVGAGIGSPEMIMDAAGLRNIFHEVHDTWTSVGWESIIEANPSVIVLVDATWNTAADKIANLESSAATQGLDAVVNKRYIVLPFASTEAGIRNVEASASAIDQLAALNK; encoded by the coding sequence ATGAATCGTCGCATCGTCGCCGCGGCGGTACTCGCCGCCTCTGCCGTGCTGCTCGGCGGCTGCGCCGCGAGCCCTGCCCCTCTGGCGCCCGAAAGCGCATCCTCAGCACCCGGCTACCCGGTCTCGCTCACGAACTGCGGCACCGCCGTCACTGTTGCAGCCGAGCCCCGGCGCGTTGTCACCATCAAGTCGTCAGCCACCGAGCTCATGCTCGCCCTCGGTCTGGGGGACCGCATCGTGGGTTCCGCTTTCCTCGACGGGCCGCTGCCGGCCGATCTCGAAGCAGCCGGCTCGGCCCTGAACGTGATCAGCGATTTCCTGCCCGGACAGGAGGCCGTCCTCGGCCTCACCCCCGACTTCATCTACGGCGGTTGGGAGTCGAACTTCTCGGCCGACGGAGTGGGCGAACGCGACGCGCTCGAGAAGCTCGGCGTGGGCAGCTACGTGTCGCCAGCCGCCTGCAAAGGCGATGAGATGCCCGACCCACTGACCTTCGACTCCGTTTTCGCCGAGATCAGCGAGGCCGGCCAGATCTTCGGTGCGACGGATGCCGCCGCCAGCCTTGTCGCTTCCCTCCAGGCCGATCTTGCCGATCTGACGCCCGCCGCTACGAGCGATACAGCGAAGCCCACCGCCCTCTGGTATTCCAGTGGAACCGACACTCCATATGTTGGCGCGGGCATAGGTTCGCCCGAGATGATCATGGATGCAGCCGGACTCAGGAATATATTCCATGAGGTGCATGACACGTGGACCTCTGTGGGTTGGGAGTCCATCATCGAGGCGAACCCGAGTGTGATCGTGCTCGTCGACGCCACCTGGAATACCGCGGCAGACAAGATCGCCAACCTTGAGTCGAGTGCGGCCACCCAGGGCCTCGATGCCGTGGTCAATAAGCGCTACATCGTGCTGCCTTTCGCCTCTACCGAGGCCGGCATTCGCAATGTCGAGGCCTCAGCCTCGGCAATCGACCAGCTCGCCGCACTGAACAAGTAG
- a CDS encoding ABC transporter ATP-binding protein, whose translation MGVTTGVTITDLSFSIDGTRILSEVSAAVSTGTITGLLGPNGAGKSTLLRLIAGIEKAEAGAVALDGVAIGSLPRREVARRIALLEQNTSPSVDLSVAEVVLLGRIPHRTRLLGSFGGDDDKQVAADALAAVGAADLSDRLWHTLSGGQQQRVQIARALAQRPSLLLLDEPTNHLDVSAQLSLLGQVRDLGLTAVMALHDLNLAAAYCDSILLLHAGRLVAAGTPREVLQPETIKAVYGVECDIIDHPRGGHPVIVFSPMASSTTGGTP comes from the coding sequence ATGGGCGTAACCACCGGCGTGACGATCACCGACCTGTCGTTCTCGATCGACGGCACCCGCATCCTGAGCGAGGTGTCGGCCGCCGTGTCCACCGGCACCATCACGGGCCTGCTCGGCCCGAACGGGGCCGGCAAATCCACGCTTTTGCGCCTGATCGCCGGCATCGAAAAGGCGGAGGCCGGCGCTGTCGCCCTCGACGGCGTGGCGATCGGCTCCCTACCCCGACGTGAGGTGGCCCGTCGCATTGCCCTGCTCGAACAGAACACGTCACCGAGTGTCGACCTGTCGGTCGCGGAGGTTGTGCTGCTGGGGCGAATCCCCCACCGCACGCGTCTGCTCGGCAGCTTCGGCGGAGACGACGACAAGCAGGTGGCAGCGGATGCCCTCGCCGCCGTTGGCGCCGCGGACCTCTCGGATCGCCTGTGGCACACGCTCAGTGGCGGGCAGCAGCAGCGAGTTCAGATTGCCCGCGCTCTCGCGCAGCGTCCGAGCCTGCTCCTGCTCGACGAGCCAACCAACCACCTCGACGTGAGCGCGCAGCTCTCACTACTCGGCCAGGTGCGCGATCTCGGGCTGACCGCCGTGATGGCCTTGCACGATCTGAATCTGGCTGCCGCGTACTGCGACAGTATCCTGCTCCTGCACGCCGGCCGGCTCGTGGCCGCCGGCACACCGCGCGAGGTGCTGCAGCCCGAGACGATCAAGGCCGTGTACGGGGTGGAATGCGACATCATCGATCATCCACGCGGCGGGCATCCGGTTATCGTCTTCTCCCCAATGGCCTCATCCACAACAGGGGGAACCCCATGA
- a CDS encoding putative F420-0 ABC transporter permease subunit, with protein MTRGRYVGWLAAATVALVLACAIAVTIGPANVTLTQVVGSFAERLGVPFGEPVPPLIDSIVWQLRLPRVLTAAAVGAGLALSGAVMQSVTRNPLADPYLLGLSSGASLGAVCVVILGVGFALPAAAFLGALIALFATLSIARVGGTITPARAVLSGLAIAQLAAAGTSFIIFWAAKGDSYREILNWLLGSVSGATWQSVAISMSALVVVGTAIVLSATRLDAFAFGDTSAASLGINVNATRWALLGSVALLTGAMVAVSGSIGFVGLILPHLVRGLSGPGHRRLLPLVLVCGALFLVIADTLARTVFDPRELPVGIITAFIGVPVFILLIKRKKSAVWA; from the coding sequence GTGACGCGCGGGCGTTATGTCGGCTGGCTGGCGGCTGCCACGGTGGCGCTGGTGCTGGCCTGCGCCATCGCTGTCACCATCGGCCCGGCGAACGTGACCCTCACCCAGGTGGTCGGCAGTTTCGCCGAGCGCCTCGGCGTGCCGTTCGGCGAGCCCGTGCCGCCCCTCATCGACTCGATCGTGTGGCAGTTGCGTCTGCCCCGGGTGCTCACGGCCGCGGCAGTAGGGGCCGGCCTCGCACTGAGCGGCGCCGTGATGCAGAGCGTCACCCGCAATCCGCTCGCCGACCCGTACCTGCTCGGCCTGTCGTCGGGAGCCTCGCTCGGCGCGGTCTGCGTCGTCATTCTGGGCGTGGGTTTCGCCTTGCCGGCTGCGGCGTTCCTCGGCGCGCTGATTGCCCTCTTCGCCACGCTCAGCATCGCCAGAGTGGGGGGCACGATCACACCCGCGCGGGCCGTGCTCTCCGGGCTCGCGATCGCCCAACTCGCCGCAGCAGGCACGTCATTCATCATTTTCTGGGCGGCCAAGGGGGACTCCTACCGGGAGATTCTCAACTGGCTGCTCGGCTCGGTCTCTGGAGCGACGTGGCAGAGCGTCGCCATCTCGATGAGTGCCCTGGTGGTCGTGGGTACGGCGATCGTGCTCTCAGCCACACGCCTAGACGCCTTTGCGTTCGGAGACACCTCTGCCGCGAGCCTCGGCATCAACGTGAACGCCACGCGCTGGGCCCTCCTCGGTTCGGTGGCACTCCTCACCGGTGCGATGGTGGCAGTGAGCGGCTCGATCGGCTTCGTCGGGCTGATCCTCCCGCACCTGGTGCGCGGTCTCAGTGGTCCCGGCCACCGCCGACTTCTCCCACTCGTCTTAGTGTGCGGCGCACTGTTCCTCGTGATCGCGGACACGCTCGCCCGCACGGTCTTTGATCCGAGGGAGCTCCCCGTGGGCATCATCACGGCCTTCATCGGCGTGCCGGTCTTCATCCTGCTGATCAAACGAAAGAAGTCGGCCGTATGGGCGTAA
- the hydA gene encoding dihydropyrimidinase — protein sequence MKTLIKNGTVVNSTGTALADVLIDGETIAAVLSPGSRLLGFDVESNVDTVIDARGKYVIPGGIDAHTHMEMPFGGTQASDTFETGTRAAAWGGTTSIVDFVVQYAGENVIDQYQKWHEKAAGQCAIDYGFHQILSDVQDSSLTAMDELVAEGVSSFKLFMAYKGVFLSDDGQIVKAMQRAATNGSIIMMHAENGSVIDLLVQQAVAAGNTSPLYHGLTRPWQAEEEATHRAIMLANLTGAPLYIVHVSAKQAVDQIAQARDTGQNVFGETCPQYLYLSLEDNLGAPGFEGAKWVCSTPLRAKAEGHQHHMWQSLRTNDIQMVSTDHCPFCMKGQKDMGLADFSKIPNGIGSVEHRMDLLYQGVVDGKISLERWVEVCSTTPARMFGMYGRKGVIQPGADGDVVVYDPNGHTSIGMPETGRAKTHHMNMDYSAWEGYEIDGHVDTVLSRGKVVIDQNAYLGAKGDGRFIKRGLSQYLI from the coding sequence ATGAAAACACTCATCAAGAACGGCACCGTCGTCAATTCCACGGGCACTGCCCTCGCCGACGTGCTCATCGACGGCGAAACCATCGCAGCGGTGCTCTCGCCCGGCTCCCGGCTTCTCGGCTTCGACGTGGAGAGCAACGTCGACACTGTGATCGACGCCCGGGGCAAGTACGTGATTCCGGGCGGAATCGACGCCCACACCCACATGGAGATGCCGTTCGGCGGCACCCAGGCGAGCGACACCTTCGAGACCGGAACCCGGGCCGCGGCCTGGGGAGGCACCACGAGCATCGTGGACTTCGTCGTGCAGTACGCCGGGGAGAACGTGATCGACCAGTACCAGAAGTGGCACGAAAAGGCCGCTGGCCAGTGTGCCATCGACTATGGCTTTCACCAGATCCTCTCGGACGTGCAGGACTCCTCGCTCACCGCGATGGACGAGCTCGTGGCCGAGGGTGTCTCGAGCTTCAAGCTCTTCATGGCCTACAAGGGCGTGTTCCTCAGCGATGACGGCCAGATCGTCAAGGCCATGCAGCGGGCCGCGACGAACGGCAGCATCATCATGATGCACGCCGAAAACGGCAGCGTCATCGATCTGCTCGTGCAGCAGGCCGTCGCTGCCGGTAACACGAGTCCCCTTTATCACGGCCTCACGAGACCCTGGCAGGCCGAGGAAGAGGCCACGCACCGGGCGATCATGCTCGCCAACCTCACCGGCGCGCCCCTCTACATCGTGCACGTCTCGGCGAAGCAGGCGGTCGACCAGATCGCCCAAGCCAGGGACACCGGACAAAACGTGTTCGGTGAGACATGCCCGCAGTACCTCTACCTCTCTCTCGAAGACAACCTCGGAGCGCCCGGGTTCGAGGGCGCCAAGTGGGTCTGTTCCACGCCGCTGCGCGCCAAGGCCGAGGGCCACCAGCACCACATGTGGCAGAGCCTGCGCACGAACGACATCCAGATGGTGTCGACCGACCACTGCCCCTTCTGTATGAAGGGCCAGAAAGACATGGGCCTGGCGGACTTTTCGAAGATTCCCAACGGCATCGGCTCGGTGGAGCACCGCATGGACCTGCTCTACCAGGGTGTCGTCGACGGCAAGATTTCCCTCGAACGCTGGGTGGAGGTGTGCTCCACCACCCCCGCCCGCATGTTCGGAATGTACGGCCGCAAGGGAGTGATCCAGCCCGGCGCCGACGGCGACGTCGTGGTCTACGATCCGAACGGCCACACATCCATTGGGATGCCTGAAACGGGAAGGGCCAAGACCCATCACATGAACATGGACTACTCAGCCTGGGAG
- a CDS encoding PLP-dependent aminotransferase family protein, whose product MQIFIDGIEDRTPVAIAAHVARLISCGRLAQGERLPTVRQLAGALAVSPATISHAWQALAAAGLIVSRGRSGTFVLGTAPRWLPARSRSMAGQPSEVRFDLSRGTPDPLLLPTLAPALSRLQEHAVTPSYQALPVIPELLAVLERTWPYRAEALTVVDGALDAVSRSLEQVTRFGDRVIVESPGFPPFFDLLDQLGLQRLPVTIDCHGIVPAAFHAALRHAPAAVILQPRAQNPTGASMPGERAAELARLLLTVPQAADTIVIEDDHSGEISIAPDVSLGSWLPSRVLHVRSYSKTHGPDLRIAALGGPTELIDAIVARRMLGPGWTSRMLQSILHDLLTEGDSMAQVSEARRIYFARQRALRVTLGECGLELPPADGINMWLPVHNEREALVRLAAAGIRVAGGSPFLANEHSGEFIRVTAAALTADVGFVATALVQAAVPPASAAQAADPRWA is encoded by the coding sequence ATGCAGATCTTCATCGACGGCATCGAAGACCGCACACCGGTCGCGATCGCGGCGCATGTGGCTCGTCTGATCTCCTGCGGCCGCCTGGCCCAGGGCGAGCGTCTGCCCACCGTTCGTCAGCTCGCGGGAGCACTCGCGGTGAGCCCGGCCACCATCAGCCACGCCTGGCAGGCCCTCGCCGCGGCGGGGCTCATCGTCTCCCGAGGCCGCAGCGGAACCTTCGTGCTCGGCACCGCGCCGCGCTGGCTTCCAGCGCGCAGCCGATCCATGGCCGGTCAGCCAAGCGAGGTGCGCTTCGATCTGTCCAGGGGCACCCCGGATCCCCTCCTGCTCCCCACTCTCGCGCCCGCGCTGTCGCGCCTGCAGGAACACGCCGTCACTCCCAGCTATCAGGCACTCCCGGTGATTCCCGAACTCCTAGCCGTACTGGAGCGCACCTGGCCTTACCGCGCCGAAGCGCTCACCGTGGTCGACGGCGCGCTCGACGCTGTGTCGAGAAGCCTCGAACAGGTCACCAGGTTCGGCGACCGCGTGATCGTGGAGAGCCCCGGATTCCCGCCATTCTTCGATCTGCTCGACCAGCTCGGGCTTCAACGGCTGCCCGTGACGATCGATTGCCACGGCATCGTTCCGGCCGCGTTCCACGCCGCGCTCCGGCACGCTCCGGCAGCCGTGATCCTGCAGCCACGAGCACAGAACCCAACCGGTGCATCCATGCCAGGAGAACGCGCCGCCGAGCTCGCCCGGCTGCTGCTCACCGTTCCGCAGGCCGCCGACACCATCGTGATCGAAGACGACCATTCGGGCGAGATCAGCATCGCACCAGACGTGAGCCTCGGAAGCTGGCTGCCGAGTCGGGTGTTGCACGTGCGCAGTTACTCCAAAACCCATGGTCCCGACCTGCGCATCGCCGCGCTCGGCGGGCCGACCGAACTGATCGACGCCATCGTCGCGCGACGCATGCTTGGCCCCGGCTGGACAAGTCGCATGTTGCAGAGCATCCTGCACGACCTGCTCACCGAGGGCGACAGCATGGCCCAGGTCAGCGAGGCGAGGCGCATCTACTTCGCCAGACAACGCGCCTTGCGGGTGACCCTCGGCGAATGCGGGCTGGAGCTGCCGCCGGCGGACGGCATCAACATGTGGCTGCCGGTGCACAACGAACGCGAGGCACTCGTGCGACTGGCGGCAGCCGGCATCCGGGTGGCCGGCGGCTCGCCATTTCTGGCGAACGAGCACTCCGGGGAGTTCATTCGTGTGACGGCCGCCGCACTGACGGCGGATGTGGGCTTCGTCGCGACGGCGCTGGTTCAGGCCGCGGTACCTCCGGCCTCGGCCGCGCAGGCCGCGGACCCACGATGGGCCTGA
- a CDS encoding nitrilase-related carbon-nitrogen hydrolase, whose translation MSDGNNIVRAAITQATWTGDEESMIVKHEGFVRTAAEQGAQIICFQELFHGPYFGIVQDSKYYEFAHRVPGPLVERFQKLAAECNMVIVLPVYEEEQPGVLYNTAVVIDADGTVLGKYRKHHIPHLPQFWEKFYFRPGNLGYPVFDTKVGKVGIYICYDRHFPEGWRELGLNGAEIVFNPSATKPGLSNRLWELEQPAAAVANQYYIGANNRIGNEADEFGDEAVTFYGSSYFVDPQGNYVGDRASTGTEEILIRDLDLGLIREVRNSWQFYRDRRPDSYESITAP comes from the coding sequence ATGAGCGACGGCAACAACATAGTTCGAGCGGCGATAACCCAGGCCACCTGGACCGGGGACGAAGAATCGATGATCGTGAAACACGAGGGCTTCGTGCGCACGGCGGCCGAACAGGGCGCGCAGATCATCTGCTTCCAGGAGCTGTTTCACGGGCCGTACTTCGGAATCGTGCAGGATTCGAAGTACTACGAGTTTGCGCACCGGGTTCCCGGACCGCTCGTCGAGCGTTTCCAGAAGCTCGCCGCTGAGTGCAACATGGTGATAGTCCTGCCGGTGTACGAAGAGGAACAGCCCGGCGTGCTCTACAACACCGCCGTGGTGATCGACGCGGACGGTACGGTCCTGGGCAAATACCGCAAGCATCACATCCCCCACCTGCCGCAGTTCTGGGAGAAGTTCTACTTTCGCCCCGGCAACCTGGGCTACCCGGTCTTCGACACCAAGGTGGGCAAGGTCGGCATCTACATTTGCTACGACCGACACTTCCCGGAGGGCTGGCGCGAGCTCGGTCTGAACGGTGCCGAGATCGTGTTCAACCCCTCGGCCACCAAGCCGGGGCTGTCGAACCGGCTGTGGGAGCTCGAACAGCCCGCGGCGGCCGTGGCCAACCAGTACTACATCGGTGCGAACAACCGCATCGGCAATGAAGCGGATGAATTCGGCGACGAGGCCGTGACCTTCTACGGCAGTTCGTACTTCGTCGACCCGCAGGGCAACTACGTGGGCGACCGAGCCTCCACGGGCACCGAGGAGATCCTGATTCGCGACCTCGATCTCGGCCTGATCCGCGAGGTGCGAAACTCCTGGCAGTTCTACCGGGACCGCCGCCCGGACTCCTACGAGTCCATCACGGCGCCATGA